The Manihot esculenta cultivar AM560-2 chromosome 8, M.esculenta_v8, whole genome shotgun sequence genomic interval tcctttttctctagCTGATAATGTAAAAGATTGGTTATACTACCTATCTCCAGGTTCAGTCACTACATAGGGAGAAatggtaaaattatttttggatCGATTCTTTCCTTCTTCTAGAGCATCTGCAATTAGAAGGGAAATATCGAGAATCAAGCAAAAAGAAACAGAAACTCTCCATGACTATTGGAAGAGATTTAAACGCCTATGTGCAAGCTATCCTAGGcatgacatttcagataaaCAACTCATGCTCCATTTTTATGAGGGACTCACAACTATAAAAAGACGTATGATAGATGCTACAAGTGGAGGTGCGATACGCAAAAGAACACCCCGAGAGGCTAGGGAACTGATATCCATGATGGCAACAAATTCACAATAATTTGTACCTATACAAGACTCTCATAGGAGAGTTTACGATGTAAGTAATTCTTCTGTTGAATCTAGACTTTCTCATCTAACCACTTTAGTTGAAAATCTTATTGCAGAGAAGGCAAAATAAGCCAAAGCTTGTAGAATTTGTGCTAATACGGGTCATCCCACTGATATGTGCCCATCACTTCAAGAAGACGACCAGCATGTGGATGCTATCAATGGGTTCCCAGGTCCTCCATAAAAAAGCATGATCTTTTCTCAAATATGTATAACCGAGGATGGCAAAACCACCCAAATTTTAGCTATAAACAACAAAATTTTTAAAGCTATCAGCCTAAACAATTTCAACAGCAAGTGCCTTAATCCAATTTAGGTATATTTTTGGAAGATATTGTTAAAAGTTTGGCAACTAATACTTAATAATTTCAACAGGAGACTCAACAATTTTAACAAGAGACCGGACGAGTATTCACAATCTGAAAACACAAATGAGTCAATTGGTAGTATCAATGAACAAAATGGAAAATCCAGGTAAGCTACCCTCTCAGACAATAGTAAATCCCAAGCAGAATACAAGTGTTGTTACACTCAGAAGCGGAAAAGAACCGCAGGACAATCCTTGTCAAGTAGGTCATGGGCACGATCGCAGTACAAACCTAGAAACTAAGATGATCGTACCTGAACCAAATAAATCAGCTTCATGACCTGTGCAATCCGAACCTCTGATTATTAAACCTCCTTTTTCTAAGAGATTAGCTAAGTCCAAACGCGAGAAAAAAAAGGAGATCTTTGAGACATTTCATAAGATATAAGTCAATATACCTTTACTTGATGCAATTAAATAGGTACCTCGCTGTGCGAAGTTCTTAAGGGAATTATGCACAAATAAAAGAAAGCTAGTAGTCTACTAAAAGGTTTGTATGGATGAAAAGGTGTATGctgttttttaaagtaaaatgcctaccaaatgcaaggaccaaGGTATGTTCGCTATACCTATCAAAATTGGCAAAGTAGGAGTTAAGAAAGCAATGTGTGACTTAGGTGCATCTATAAAAGTAATATCATTGTCTATTTATCAGTCTTTAAATGTTGGTTCATTGAAAGAAACTGGTGTGGTGATACAATTGGCTAATAGATCGATTATATACCCCGAGGGAGTTTTAGAGGATGTACTTGTACAAGTTGGTAATTTAGTATTCCCTGTTAATTTTTACATGGTTTATATGGATGATGATAGGTCCTTTAATACATCTGACCTTCTGTTAGGTAGACCTTTCTTGACAATTGCTAGAACAAAAATAGATGTTTTTGATGGCATGCTTACTATAGAGTTTGAtgggaaaattataaaatttaatgtgtaTGACAGCATGAAATACCTAAATGACTTTTCTAATGTGTGTGGTGTAGATATTATCGAACCTTTAGTCCAACAAGTATTTGAGTTGCAAGGTGAGGATGAACTAAAAACTGTTATGTATGAGC includes:
- the LOC110621518 gene encoding uncharacterized protein LOC110621518 codes for the protein MPTKCKDQGMFAIPIKIGKVGVKKAMCDLGASIKVISLSIYQSLNVGSLKETGVVIQLANRSIIYPEGVLEDVLVQVGNLVFPVNFYMVYMDDDRSFNTSDLLLGRPFLTIARTKIDVFDGMLTIEFDGKIIKFNVYDSMKYLNDFSNVCGVDIIEPLVQQVFELQGEDELKTVMYEHLNKAKLTGISVDFILQERLGDVVHELEANKIKHNVSTLELPTVHFKLLPFVMQAP